The genomic window aaatattgcataTTAGATTATTGACTTGAATCgaaggatttttaaaaaaaaaaaaactgtttgtagagaagaaaaatcgaaaactACTTGTATTCatcagaattaaaaaaaaaaagtcagtCTAAAAATATACCCTAATAAACTGACATACCTATTTCAACGATACAATTCTATAATGAGttattaaattgatttgatttcgTATTCTCTAAAATATACTCATAGACATAGCAGAAACTAGTTAATTTGCTTATATGTTCATATTCTTGTACATCATGTGATCTCACGtggaataaaaataatgtGACCATCTCTAATTCTCTACTTCACTTAGTATCTAAGTATCCACTGTGATACCTTGTTTTCTGCTCAAAGTTGTACATGCGTAGATTAATAAATACATTTCACCCCTTCAATTGATCCCAAAAGCCTCTACAAGACagccaaaacaaatcaaggaTTGCGCAAAGCATTCAAGTTTcgaaacaataatttttttaatggttgACAAAAAGCAATAATTTGTAAAGCGATTCATAGGTCAGCTTCTAAATGTTCTCGAAATAACTCGAACCAACACCTAAACCATTTGTTCTAACGATAATAGACGAACGTATTAGAGACTCGTTAGGAAAACACTACTTGTATATATTCACTTTTACATACATATTTGTTTccttcatatatttatttatttacataacAAACCAATATGAAAAACGTACGTTTCATGAAAGAGAACGTTGTAGAACACTATCACCGTTTGCTTGTAAGAAAAAGGCTTATCTCACCTATAAACTCGTGAGTCATATTTATACtcttaacaataataaataaaataaaactctaTTTTGGTAACCACAAAAAATATTCTGAGGCTAAAAGCGCGTCTGCTGGAAAGTTCACGCGCTCTGCTAACCCCACCGTCCATTCTGACTCTTTTAGATCTTAACCGTGTCTTTATCCACATCATACGTTTATACACGTGTCACACGATCACCTATTctataaaaaacattattttaatctTATCCTTTTTATGCTTCCCCTATAAAttatcttctcttcctccttctccgATCTCTCCTCCGTCACACAAAACTTCcgatttcaaaaaaacaatttgaaatttgTCAAAAGGAATATTCTGACGATCGATTCTTGATTCGTTTTCTCGCgtatagagagaaaaatggcGCTTAATTTATCGCATCAGCTAGGAGTACTCGCCGGAACTCCGATCAAATCCGGTGAAATGACAGATTCATCGTTGTTATCAATTTCACCACCATCGGCGAGAATGATGACACCTAAAGCAATGAATCGAAACTACAAGGCTCACGGAACAGATCCATCACCGCCGATGAGTCCAATTTTAGGTGCGACACGTGCGGATCTGTCGGTGGCGTGTAAAGCTTTCGCGGTGGAGAATGGAATCGGGACCATTGAAGAACAGAGAACGTATAGAGAAGGAGGGATTGGtggaaagaaagaaggaggaggaggtgttCCTGTGTTTGTGATGATGCCGCTTGATAGTGTTACCATGGGGAACACGGTGAATCGAAGAAAGGCGATGAAAGCGAGTTTGCAAGCGTTGAAGAGTGCTGGTGTTGAAGGGATTATGATTGATGTGTGGTGGGGTTTGGTTGAGAAGGAATCTCCTGGAACTTATAATTGGGGAGGTTATAATGAATTGCTTGAGCTGGCTAAGAAGCTTGGTCTTAAGGTTCAAGCTGTTATGTCGTTTCATCAGTGTGGTGGCAACGTTGGTGACTCTGTCACGTACGtgattcttctctcttgcTCAATCACTTATTAATTCGTGTATCATTTTTAAGGCTACTTGAGATTGGAAAGATTAGAAGTAGGATTTGAGATTATGACCAATTTTGGAACTGAATGATTGAAGTTTGAGTAGGCAGgattgttcatttttttaattgattgatGGAGTAACGTGTACGGGAATTGATGATACAATattcaagaagaaagtgatAGGTTTAAGAGTGTACGAGTTACATCTATTTCTTTGTTGCGTGAGAgtcttaaatttaatattgaGCGACTTGTTGTTCGtctttttctctgttgttTTCTCCTTACGAAACTCTTAACTTTGAGGCCTTTATGTCTCTTTCAAGATTGATTACAAAAGATGGATTCTGTATAAAGACGTTTCTTTTAGATTGACTAATGagttatttgtttgttttgaatatagaGTTACTTCATATAGGAGTGAAGATGTCATTGTCTTATCATTCACTAATGAGATTTTGTATGTTCTAatatggaattttttttatttttttccagtATTCCTCTGCCTCAGTGGGTTGTTGAAGAGGTTGACAAGGATCCAGACCTTGCATACACTGATCAGTGGGGAAGAAGGAACCATGAGTATATATCACTTGGCGCTGATACACTCCCTGTTCTCAAAGGTAGAACACCTGTGCAATGCTATGCGGATTTCATGCGTGCTTTTAGAGACAACTTCAAGCATCTTCTTGGAGAGACCATTGTGGTATGTTTTAGCTTCTCTTATCCATTTCGTGTTTCATTTTAGAACATGCCTCTTTAACTCTCTCAATTTCTCTACTATGTTTGGTTGGAAGTCTGAGTTTGCCttgaattcattttttaaCAGGAAATCCAAGTGGGAATGGGACCTGCAGGAGAGCTGCGTTACCCTTCGTACCCCGAGCAAGAAGGGACATGGAAGTTCCCAGGGATTGGAGCCTTCCAGTGCTATGATAAGGTATTTACCACAAATCACACATGAATAGTCTCTGATTCATCTTGCAACGAATGTCATACTAAACTGTTTTCCTTGCTATGATTGATGCAGTACTCGTTAAGCAGCTTGAAAGCAGCAGCTGAGACTTATGGGAAGCCAGAGTGGGGCAGTACTGGCCCAACCGATGCTGGTCACTACAATAACTGGCCAGAAGACACCCAgttcttcaaaaaagaaggtGGTGGTTGGAACTCAGAGTATGGAGATTTCTTCCTCTCATGGTACTCCCAGATGCTGTTGGATCACGGCGAGCGGATCCTATCCTCAGCCAAATCAATATTCGAAAACATGGGTGTCAAAATATCGGTCAAAATCGCTGGAATCCACTGGCACTACGGGACCCGCTCTCACGCGCCTGAGCTCACAGCAGGGTACTACAACACAAGGTTCAGAGACGGGTACCTCCCGATCGCCCAAATGTTAGCCAGACACAATGCCATATTCAACTTCACATGTATCGAGATGAGGGATCACGAACAGCCTCAAGACGCACTTTGTGCACCAGAGAAGCTAGTTAACCAAGTTGCTCTAGCCACTCTAGCCGCAGAAGTTCCTCTAGCTGGTGAAAACGCATTGCCTAGGTACGACGACTATGCACACGAGCAGATTCTCAAGGCCTCCGCGCTGAACCTTGATCAAAACAATGAGGGAGAACCTCGAGAGATGTGTGCATTTACTTACCTAAGGATGAATCCGGAGTTGTTTCAGGCGGATAACTGGGGAAAATTCGTAGCGTTTGTGAAGAAAATGGGTGAAGGGAGAGACTCACATAGATGTCGGGAAGAAGTTGAGCGTGAGGCTGAGCATTTTGTGCACGTTACTCAGCCGCTGGTTCAAGAAGCTGCAGTGGCTCTCACTCACTAGAGAGATAGATTGTGGCATGGTTCTATGGTTTATGTTTGTATGCGATTATAATGAAATGGTTATATGACAATGCCAAAAAAGATGTTTAGGCTTGTTGGAGCTTGTGTATGTATTGTTAGTAAAACTGAAATGTATGCCACAGCTCTGGTTTTTTTCCGGTCAGGTTGTGGCATGCTACTACTTTTAATATATGCTAAAAGATGTACATGTTCTTTAATGAAGCCAAAATAAATAGCATTTCTTTAATACATATCACTCTGAATCAATAAAATGATAGATAAATTATGTGTGTGATTGGTTTGTCTGTAACTGTAGATTTTTTACTGTAAAATTTTTGCTGTATGTGTGATGGTGGTAGCTGTAGATTTTATTGCTGTAGAAATTAGGCTGTaggttttattaatttaatattattatttgaagaAATTGGTTGTAGAAATAAGATTATGgttgtatgtatttttaaacaaaataatattattggtaAATTGTACTTATGTGTTATATAATAGAATTcacaaatatcaatttaatatatatatatatatatatacatttttgcagtcattttgtgaaataaatcatgAAGTTggaatttatttataatggtTGCCATtggcttttaattattgttttttttttggcaataaattgattaacaaacgaaaaacattccaaatatatttcaatccCATATATCATgcagatttctccaaaatttgaactagattttgacaactatttaaaacaaaaaatgtttgacaaaccaaaatacaattgcaattccttaaaatgagcaaaacgcacctaaatacattttttacaattcactaaatcttatttctccaaaatttgaactagatttcggcaactattttaaaaaaaatttgtttgacaaactaaaatacaattgcaatcccgtaaaatatttatttaaattatatatttaaattagcggTGTAATGCaggtttttttacgggacgggtttggcaagACGAATTTGGAATGActttacttaataacaattgtaaactataaaataaaaatattttatagatagatataatttgtaaacttttatatatattaattttaaaaaataaattgtatccgcggtataccgcgggttaaaatctagtatattacaaaa from Arabidopsis thaliana chromosome 3, partial sequence includes these protein-coding regions:
- the BAM1 gene encoding beta-amylase 1 (beta-amylase 1 (BAM1); FUNCTIONS IN: beta-amylase activity; INVOLVED IN: response to water deprivation, starch catabolic process; LOCATED IN: cytosol, nucleus; EXPRESSED IN: 25 plant structures; EXPRESSED DURING: 15 growth stages; CONTAINS InterPro DOMAIN/s: Glycoside hydrolase, family 14, conserved site (InterPro:IPR018238), Glycoside hydrolase, family 14 (InterPro:IPR001554), Glycoside hydrolase, catalytic core (InterPro:IPR017853), Glycoside hydrolase, family 14B, plant (InterPro:IPR001371), Glycoside hydrolase, subgroup, catalytic core (InterPro:IPR013781); BEST Arabidopsis thaliana protein match is: chloroplast beta-amylase (TAIR:AT4G17090.1); Has 845 Blast hits to 843 proteins in 168 species: Archae - 0; Bacteria - 89; Metazoa - 0; Fungi - 0; Plants - 691; Viruses - 0; Other Eukaryotes - 65 (source: NCBI BLink).); its protein translation is MALNLSHQLGVLAGTPIKSGEMTDSSLLSISPPSARMMTPKAMNRNYKAHGTDPSPPMSPILGATRADLSVACKAFAVENGIGTIEEQRTYREGGIGGKKEGGGGVPVFVMMPLDSVTMGNTVNRRKAMKASLQALKSAGVEGIMIDVWWGLVEKESPGTYNWGGYNELLELAKKLGLKVQAVMSFHQCGGNVGDSVTIPLPQWVVEEVDKDPDLAYTDQWGRRNHEYISLGADTLPVLKGRTPVQCYADFMRAFRDNFKHLLGETIVEIQVGMGPAGELRYPSYPEQEGTWKFPGIGAFQCYDKYSLSSLKAAAETYGKPEWGSTGPTDAGHYNNWPEDTQFFKKEGGGWNSEYGDFFLSWYSQMLLDHGERILSSAKSIFENMGVKISVKIAGIHWHYGTRSHAPELTAGYYNTRFRDGYLPIAQMLARHNAIFNFTCIEMRDHEQPQDALCAPEKLVNQVALATLAAEVPLAGENALPRYDDYAHEQILKASALNLDQNNEGEPREMCAFTYLRMNPELFQADNWGKFVAFVKKMGEGRDSHRCREEVEREAEHFVHVTQPLVQEAAVALTH